In one window of Camelina sativa cultivar DH55 chromosome 15, Cs, whole genome shotgun sequence DNA:
- the LOC104748028 gene encoding F-box/FBD/LRR-repeat protein At5g56420-like — MPRRFEPSLLELSPEFISMTLLLHESPVLESFHLTRFFTWTDSEIELWVGYAVSRFVRDLVIHFMADDELCPVILLEVPSTVSFQSLKTLCLDRVGYANEESFVRLISSSPVLENLIVQSCRDDNVDTFTINVPSLLRLWVYNLVHGHDHYNRFVIHSHSLNHLTILDEYGEVNLIGELPELVEATLHLIGTKWNGWESLTFVKRLSLTLDYMDEYPIRCIFFQLVCLEFCGICEDWSKELVHVLQHSPILQILKVDRIQDAGEKVCWIEPSCAPECLLYNLKTFEWTDYDGTKFQKEVAIYILKNARRLVTATISPFSKASLGKQQIFDELEFATRGSRACELTIAL; from the exons ATGCCCCGTAGATTCGAACCGTCTCTACTCGAGCTCTCGCCAGAATTCATCTCTATGACTTTGCTACTACATGAGTCACCAGTTCTAGAAAGTTTTCATCTCACCAGATTTTTTACATGGACCGATTCAGAGATTGAACTCTGGGTTGGATATGCAGTTTCTCGTTTTGTGCGTGATCTTGTGATACATTTTATGGCTGACGATGAACTTTGCCCG GTGATTCTTTTGGAAGTTCCTAGTACGGTTAGCTTTCAATCCCTTAAAACCCTGTGCCTTGATCGTGTGGGGTACGCAAATGAGGAATCTTTCGTTAGGCTTATATCCAGCTCCCCTGTTCTTGAAAATTTGATTGTACAAAGTTGTAGGGACGACAATGTGGATACTTTCACCATTAATGTGCCTTCCCTTTTGCGTTTATGGGTTTACAACTTAGTTCACGGCCATGATCACTATAATCGGTTTGTGATACATTCTCATTCTTTGAACCACTTGACTATTCTCGATGAGTATGGTGAAGTTAATCTGATCGGTGAACTGCCTGAGCTGGTGGAGGCAACTCTGCATCTTATAGGAACCAAATGGAATGGTTGGGAATCTCTTACCTTTGTAAAACGTCTGTCTCTAACCTTAGATTATATG GATGAGTATCCTATTCGTTGCATTTTCTTTCAGCTTGTATGTTTGGAGTTCTGTGGAATTTGTGAGGACTGGTCGAAGGAGCTTGTACATGTGCTCCAACATTCCCCTATACTACAGATTCTCAAGGTTGATAGGATACAGGACGCTGGGGAAAAG GTTTGCTGGATTGAGCCGAGTTGTGCTCCTGAATGTTTATTGTACAATCTCAAAACCTTTGAGTGGACAGACTATGACggaacaaaatttcaaaaagaagTGGCTATTTATATCTTGAAGAATGCAAGACGATTAGTGACCGCAACTATCAGCCCTTTCTCAAAGGCAAGCCTTGGCAAACAACAAATATTTGATGAATTGGAATTTGCAACCAGGGGTTCAAGAGCATGTGAGCTTACAATTGCTTTATAG
- the LOC104744680 gene encoding formin-like protein 11, translated as MVSFRQMFLMIIVVVVSLLHCCKVGFFCIVADAKELDDWKVLVVEHGERYRTQIGKYAGEDGGEKKNKLGVLEKFRALLDLIKPSTSRRRTLAESASLSPWPAPAPSPFPSGGGPIESPAYPPAPPRPIPPHLRRPLPQRTHPLKQHEIQKRKHEKGGTFKKILVPVVVSTASGIGFVVCVVGVFCLCVRIKKRKKNGETPSFKRKKGKSQSSTRKVSVNPTLDFLYLNSLGVDLERQNSVKEIQETDLNDHNGGLLEEEVKRSIETETSHDWDNASKEIVSVHENDDEQTVNSVSALPVVVINGHDDTSDDDESFHSVGVGSSQHSNPRLSNASSASGSVNVGSSQRFSEHKLDIPESSGNDFGITTPPPPPPPPPPLPQFTNKRLHTQSTPETTANLQTLSSQLCEKICEKISSKPSLPINVPNTQEDGSKSLPRPPPPPPLPTQQLQVAGMNKTPPPPLSLDFTERRPLGKDGAPLPKLKPLHWDKVRATPDRTMVWDKIRTSSFELDEEMIESLFGYTMQSSTKNEEGKSKTPSPGKHLLEPKRLQNFTILLKALNATADQICSALGKGEGLCLQQLEALVKMVPTKEEELKLSSYKGAVDELGSAEKFLRALVGVPFAFQRAEAMLYRETFEDEVVHLRNSFSMLEEACKELKSSRLFLKLLEAVLKTGNRMNVGTIRGGAKAFKLDALLKLSDVKGTDGKTTLLHFVVQEISRSEGIRVSDSIMGRIMNQRSNKNQTPEEKEEDYRRMGLDLVSGLNTELRNVKKTATIDLEGLFISVTNLRDGLGQLRCLASEKLKGDEENRAFVSSMSSFLRYGEKSLEELREDEKRIMERVGEIAEYFHGDVRGDDKNPLRIFVIVRDFLGMLDHVCRELRCFRVPNSPSPLAPFR; from the exons atggtttCTTTTCGTCAGATGTTTCTCATGATCATTGTAGTTGTGGTATCGTTACTACACTGCTGCAAAGTTGGATTCTTTTGCATTGTTGCTGATGCTAAAGAGCTTGATGATTGGAAGGTTTTAGTGGTGGAACACGGTGAGAGATACCGGACCCAAATCGGTAAATACGCCGGAGAAGacggaggagagaagaagaacaagcttGGGGTTTTGGAAAAGTTTCGTGCTTTACTCGATTTGATTAAACCCTCTACTTCCCGGAGAAGAACTCTCGCCGAGTCTGCTTCTTTATCTCCTTGGCCGGCGCCGGCACCGTCTCCGTTTCCAAGCGGTGGTGGTCCCATCGAGTCTCCGGCGTATCCTCCTGCTCCTCCACGACCGATTCCTCCACATCTCCGTCGTCCGTTACCTCAACGGACCCATCCATTGAAGCAACACGAGATTCAAAAGCGAAAACATGAGAAAGGAGGAACCTTTAAGAAGATTCTTGTACCTGTCGTTGTCTCTACAGCTTCTGGAATCGGTTTCGTGGTTTGTGTTGTTGGAGTGTTCTGTCTCTGCGTCAGAatcaagaaaaggaagaagaacgGTGAAACGCCGTCGTTTAAGCGTAAAAAGGGTAAATCTCAGAGCTCGACGAGGAAGGTTAGTGTAAACCCTACTCTCGATTTCTTGTACTTAAACTCACTAGGAGTTGACTTGGAGAGACAAAACTCTGTCAAAGAGATACAAGAAACTGATTTGAACGATCACAATGGTGGATTGCTTGAAGAAGAGGTAAAGAGAAGTATTGAAACAGAGACTTCACATGATTGGGACAATGCTAGTAAAGAGATTGTGTCGGTGCACGAAAACGATGATGAACAAACAGTAAACTCTGTTTCTGCTCTTCCTGTCGTTGTTATCAATGGACACGATGATACTTCAGACGATGATGAGTCTTTTCATTCCGTTGGTGTTGGCTCCTCTCAGCATTCAAATCCAAGATTGTCAAATGCTTCTTCTGCTTCCGGTAGTGTTAACGTTGGATCTTCTCAACGCTTCTCAGAACACAAATTGGATATTCCTGAAAGTTCCGGGAACGATTTCGGAATCACTActccaccaccgccaccaccaccgcctccaccGCTTCCGCAGTTCACAAACAAACGTCTTCACACTCAGTCTACGCCAGAAACCACAGCTAATCTGCAGACGCTTTCATCACAGTTATGTgaaaaaatttgtgaaaaaatttcCTCGAAGCCAAGTCTTCCGATCAATGTACCAAATACACAAGAAGATGGTTCTAAATCTCTACCGCGTCCACCGCCGCCGCCACCGTTACCCACACAACAGCTTCAAGTAGCTGGAATGAACAAAACGCCTCCACCGCCATTGTCTCTTGATTTTACTGAGCGTAGACCATTAGGCAAAGACGGAGCTCCATTGCCTAAACTGAAACCGCTTCACTGGGATAAAGTCAGGGCTACACCAGACCGGACTATGGTATGGGATAAGATCAGAACAAGCTCTTTCGA ATTAGACGAAGAGATGATTGAGTCACTGTTCGGATATACAATGCAAAGCTCAACGAAGAATGAGGAAGGGAAGAGCAAAACTCCATCACCAGGGAAACATCTTCTTGAACCTAAGAGACTTCAAAACTTTACCATTCTCTTGAAAGCTTTAAACGCAACCGCGGACCAAATCTGCTCTGCCTTGGGAAAAG GGGAAGGCTTGTGTTTACAGCAACTAGAAGCGTTGGTGAAGATGGTGCcgactaaagaagaagaattgaagcTGTCTAGCTACAAGGGAGCGGTGGATGAGCTTGGATCGGCTGAGAAATTTCTCAGAGCTCTTGTCGGAGTACCATTTGCGTTTCAGAGAGCTGAAGCAATGCTTTATAGAGAAACGTTTGAAGATGAAGTGGTTCATCTCAGAAACTCCTTCTCCATGCTTGAG GAAGCTTGCAAGGAGCTTAAATCAAGCAGGTTATTCTTAAAGCTTCTAGAAGCTGTCCTAAAGACTGGAAACAGGATGAATGTAGGAACCATACGCGGTGGTGCAAAAGCCTTCAAGCTCGATGCTTTGCTGAAGCTCTCTGATGTAAAAGGCACAGATGGAAAGACAACTCTGCTTCATTTCGTTGTACAAGAGATCTCTCGGTCTGAAGGAATCAGAGTTTCAGACAGCATCATGGGACGGATCATGAACCAGAGATCAAACAAGAACCAAACACCTGAGGAGAAAGAGGAGGACTACAGAAGGATGGGACTCGATCTCGTCTCAGGTCTAAATACAGAGCTACGTAACGTGAAAAAGACTGCAACGATTGATCTGGAAGGTCTTTTTATCTCGGTAACGAACCTGAGAGACGGGTTGGGGCAGTTGAGGTGTCTAGCGAGTGAGAAGCTGAAAGGGGACGAAGAAAACAGAGCGTTCGTAAGTTCTATGAGCTCGTTCTTGAGATACGGAGAGAAGAGCTTGGAGGAGTTGAGGGAAGACGAGAAGAGGATAATGGAGAGGGTCGGAGAGATTGCAGAGTATTTTCATGGAGATGTGAGAGGAGATGACAAGAACCCATTGAGGATATTTGTGATTGTAAGGGATTTCTTGGGGATGTTGGATCATGTTTGTAGAGAATTGAGGTGTTTTAGGGTTCCCAATAGCCCTAGCCCTTTGGCTCCGTTTCGATGA
- the LOC104744681 gene encoding cell cycle checkpoint control protein RAD9A-like isoform X2, which produces MEFSISGNALKTFARSITCLARVGNELVVQASPTQLALHTLNASRSAYQCITFQSSFFDVCTVSGPQAHFSVLLKAVCSVLRTPLASIDHMSVQLPDHDASKVKWTLECFSGMKKTYWITCNVEPDIQHLSLDRSRFPSTLVVHPRNLSKLLGNFQSSLQEITIIATDQASFPSDAASEIGGKAVEFRSYVDPNKDGDSLLHTQLWIDPSEEFIQYTHAGDPVDITFSLKELKAFLSFCEGCEADIHLFFEKSGEPILMAPKFGLGDGSSSSFDATLVLATMLMSQLQEGIPQEPPEAANSTGSHAAEQVGSQPHERSRQNASGHPSDHTRVWSELSGIATKSSEDRPQAQGQPDLDIQRIRDMGISKDGPAGNTAPAAPNSQRPTQIGHTEVSQGRVQNNQTFSQRHPSNWVDVNEDEDDEEGVEATPPHNEDY; this is translated from the exons atggagttCAGTATCAGTGGCAATGCGCTGAAGACCTTCGCTAGATCTATAACATGCCTCGCACGCGTCGGCAACGAGCTCGTTGTTCAAGCTTCGCCGACACAG CTGGCATTGCACACTTTAAATGCTTCACGGTCTGCCTACCAGTGTATTACATTTCAGTCAAGTTTCTTCGATGTATGTACTGTTTCTGGTCCTCAAGCTCATTTCAGTGTACTTTTGAAG GCTGTTTGTTCTGTTCTTAGGACTCCTCTCGCGAGCATTGATCACATGAGTGTGCAGTTGCCAGATCATGATGCATCTAAGGTCAAATGGACTTTGGAATGTTTCAGTG gtatgaagaaaacatattgGATTACTTGCAATGTGGAACCCGATATACAGCATCTGTCGCTTGATAGGAGTAGATTTCCAAGTACCTTAGTTGTTCATCCTCGAAATCTGAGCAAGTTGCTTGGAAACTTTCAGTCATCCCTCCAAGAGATTACAATAATTGCTACAGACCAAGCTTCTTTTCCCTCTGATGCTGCGAGTGAAATAGGTGGAAAAGCTGTTGAGTTCCGGAGCTATGTGGATCCGAACAAAG ATGGCGACTCTTTGTTACACACTCAGCTATGGATAGATCCATCAGAAGAATTTATACAGTATACTCATGCAGGTGATCCTGTTGACATCACATTTTCCCTGAAGGAACTAAAG GCATTTCTTTCATTCTGTGAGGGATGTGAAGCCGACATTCATCTTTTCTTCGAAAAATCTGGCGA ACCAATATTGATGGCTCCAAAATTCGGGTTGGGTGATGGGTCAAGCTCAAGTTTTGATGCAACACTCGTTCTTGCGACAATGCTTATGTCTCAACTTCAGGAAGGGATTCCGCAAGAACCTCCTGAAGCAGCAAATTCCACAGGTAGTCATGCTGCCGAGCAAGTAGGATCACAGCCTCATGAACGGTCTAGGCAGAATGCCTCTGGGCACCCATCTGATCACACACGAGTTTGGTCTGAACTTTCAG GAATTGCCACTAAGAGTTCTGAGGATAGGCCACAAGCTCAGGGACAACCAGACTTGGATATCCAAAGAATTAGGGATATGGGAATATCAAAAGACGGGCCAGCTGGGAATACTGCTCCTGCAGCTCCTAACTC CCAACGTCCCACACAGATAGGTCACACTGAAGTATCCCAAG GACGGGTACAGAACAACCAAACTTTCTCCCAGCGCCATCCTAGTAATTGGGTAGATGTAAATGAggatgaagacgatgaagaaggtGTTGAGGCGACGCCACCTCACAATGAAGATTATTAA
- the LOC104744681 gene encoding cell cycle checkpoint control protein RAD9A-like isoform X1, whose amino-acid sequence MEFSISGNALKTFARSITCLARVGNELVVQASPTQLALHTLNASRSAYQCITFQSSFFDVCTVSGPQAHFSVLLKAVCSVLRTPLASIDHMSVQLPDHDASKVKWTLECFSGMKKTYWITCNVEPDIQHLSLDRSRFPSTLVVHPRNLSKLLGNFQSSLQEITIIATDQASFPSDAASEIGGKAVEFRSYVDPNKDGDSLLHTQLWIDPSEEFIQYTHAGDPVDITFSLKELKAFLSFCEGCEADIHLFFEKSGEPILMAPKFGLGDGSSSSFDATLVLATMLMSQLQEGIPQEPPEAANSTGSHAAEQVGSQPHERSRQNASGHPSDHTRVWSELSAGIATKSSEDRPQAQGQPDLDIQRIRDMGISKDGPAGNTAPAAPNSQRPTQIGHTEVSQGRVQNNQTFSQRHPSNWVDVNEDEDDEEGVEATPPHNEDY is encoded by the exons atggagttCAGTATCAGTGGCAATGCGCTGAAGACCTTCGCTAGATCTATAACATGCCTCGCACGCGTCGGCAACGAGCTCGTTGTTCAAGCTTCGCCGACACAG CTGGCATTGCACACTTTAAATGCTTCACGGTCTGCCTACCAGTGTATTACATTTCAGTCAAGTTTCTTCGATGTATGTACTGTTTCTGGTCCTCAAGCTCATTTCAGTGTACTTTTGAAG GCTGTTTGTTCTGTTCTTAGGACTCCTCTCGCGAGCATTGATCACATGAGTGTGCAGTTGCCAGATCATGATGCATCTAAGGTCAAATGGACTTTGGAATGTTTCAGTG gtatgaagaaaacatattgGATTACTTGCAATGTGGAACCCGATATACAGCATCTGTCGCTTGATAGGAGTAGATTTCCAAGTACCTTAGTTGTTCATCCTCGAAATCTGAGCAAGTTGCTTGGAAACTTTCAGTCATCCCTCCAAGAGATTACAATAATTGCTACAGACCAAGCTTCTTTTCCCTCTGATGCTGCGAGTGAAATAGGTGGAAAAGCTGTTGAGTTCCGGAGCTATGTGGATCCGAACAAAG ATGGCGACTCTTTGTTACACACTCAGCTATGGATAGATCCATCAGAAGAATTTATACAGTATACTCATGCAGGTGATCCTGTTGACATCACATTTTCCCTGAAGGAACTAAAG GCATTTCTTTCATTCTGTGAGGGATGTGAAGCCGACATTCATCTTTTCTTCGAAAAATCTGGCGA ACCAATATTGATGGCTCCAAAATTCGGGTTGGGTGATGGGTCAAGCTCAAGTTTTGATGCAACACTCGTTCTTGCGACAATGCTTATGTCTCAACTTCAGGAAGGGATTCCGCAAGAACCTCCTGAAGCAGCAAATTCCACAGGTAGTCATGCTGCCGAGCAAGTAGGATCACAGCCTCATGAACGGTCTAGGCAGAATGCCTCTGGGCACCCATCTGATCACACACGAGTTTGGTCTGAACTTTCAG CAGGAATTGCCACTAAGAGTTCTGAGGATAGGCCACAAGCTCAGGGACAACCAGACTTGGATATCCAAAGAATTAGGGATATGGGAATATCAAAAGACGGGCCAGCTGGGAATACTGCTCCTGCAGCTCCTAACTC CCAACGTCCCACACAGATAGGTCACACTGAAGTATCCCAAG GACGGGTACAGAACAACCAAACTTTCTCCCAGCGCCATCCTAGTAATTGGGTAGATGTAAATGAggatgaagacgatgaagaaggtGTTGAGGCGACGCCACCTCACAATGAAGATTATTAA
- the LOC104744682 gene encoding protein RALF-like 22, translating to MNTRAIYAVIAILAIVISSVESSGDFVDSLDFVRTAGGSSSSLFSGGCKGSIAECIAEEEEMEFDSDISRRILAQKKYVSYGAMRKNSVPCSRRGASYYNCQRGAQANPYRRGCSAITRCRR from the coding sequence atgaaCACTCGCGCGATCTACGCCGTCATAGCGATCCTCGCAATCGTAATCTCATCCGTCGAATCTAGCGGCGACTTCGTAGATTCGCTAGATTTCGTAAGAACCGCCGGAGGTTCGTCGTCGTCGCTATTCTCCGGAGGATGCAAAGGATCGATCGCGGAGTGCATAGCcgaggaagaagagatggagttcGATTCGGATATCAGCAGGCGTATATTAGCGCAGAAGAAGTACGTTAGCTACGGTGCGATGAGGAAGAACAGTGTGCCTTGCTCTCGACGTGGTGCTTCGTACTACAACTGTCAGCGTGGAGCTCAGGCGAATCCTTACCGCCGTGGATGCAGCGCCATCACTAGGTGCAGGCGTTGA
- the LOC104744683 gene encoding REF/SRPP-like protein At3g05500, producing MAAQTDLNQPKLDMTKEEKERLKYLQFVQAAAVEALLGFALIYAKAKDKSGPLKPGVESVEGAVKTVVGPVYEKYQDVPVEVLKYMDQKVDMSVTELDRRVPPVVKQVSAQAISAAQIAPIVARALATELRRAGVVETASGMAKSVYTKYEPAAKELYANYEPKAEQCAVSAWKRLNQLPLFPRLAQVAVPTAAFCSEKYNDTVVKAAEKGYRVTSYMPLVPTERISKIFSEEKAVAEPLEFHPLD from the exons ATGGCTGCTCAAACGGATCTCAATCAACCTAAACTCGATATG acaaaggaagagaaagagaggttgaAGTACTTGCAGTTTGTGCAAGCTGCTGCTGTTGAAGCTCTGCTTGGTTTTGCTCTTATTTACGCTAAGGCCAAGGACAAGTCTGGTCCTTTGAAACCTGGTGTTGAATCTGTTGAAGGTGCTGTAAAGACTGTTGTTGGTCCTGTCTACGAGAAGTACCAAGACGTTCCTGTCGAGGTCCTTAAATACATGGACCAGAAG GTTGACATGTCTGTGACTGAGCTTGATCGCCGTGTCCCACCAGTTGTCAAACAGGTGTCTGCTCAAGCTATCTCAGCTGCTCAGATAGCACCCATTGTGGCCCGTGCCTTGGCCACTGAGCTTCGACGTGCTGGTGTTGTTGAAACCGCTTCTGGGATGGCTAAATCCGTCTACACCAAGTACGAGCCTGCCGCTAAGGAGTTGTATGCAAACTACGAGCCTAAAGCTGAGCAATGTGCCGTTTCAGCTTGGAAGAGGCTGAACCAGCTTCCTCTGTTCCCAAGGCTTGCTCAAG TTGCTGTACCAACTGCTGCTTTCTGCTCTGAGAAGTACAATGATACTGTCGTTAAGGCTGCAGAGAAAGGGTACAGGGTCACATCGTACATGCCATTGGTTCCAACTGAGAGGATCTCTAAAATCTTCTCCGAGGAGAAAGCTGTGGCCGAGCCTTTGGAGTTCCACCCACTTGATTGA
- the LOC104744684 gene encoding tafazzin-like yields MGIQFVDKADLWKSALLLNLKLRDRFRIAVDDHRGRAAVLSPDGYFSTSIHRWVTRFRNFRRESLPSPPAFYRRRVSKDLTAEEESALFRMLQAVAIPLIGNACHVFMNGFNRVQVYGLEKLHDALLNRPKNKPLVTVSNHVASVDDPFVIASLLPPKLLLDARNLRWTLCATDRCFKNPVTSAFFRSVKVLPVSRGEGIYQQGMDIAISKLNNGGWVHIFPEGSRSRDGGKTMGSAKRGIGRLILDADTLPMVVPFVHTGMQDIMPVGASVPRLGKTVSISKSPQKIVSLFVGFDLLLL; encoded by the exons ATGGGAATTCAATTCGTTGACAAGGCAGATCTATGGAAGAGTGCTCTGTTGTTGAATCTTAAGCTCCGTGATCGATTTCGCATCGCAGTAGATGATCACCGTGGTCGAGCGGCGGTTTTGTCCCCGGATGGTTACTTCTCTACCAGTATCCACCGCTGGGTGACTCGATTCCGGAATTTTCGCCGTGAATCTCTCCCTTCTCCTCCCGCTTTTTATCGCCGACGAG TTTCGAAAGATTTAACGGCAGAAGAAGAGTCAGCTCTATTCAGGATGCTTCAAGCTGTGGCTATTCCCCTTATTGGAAATGCTTGTCATGTTTTCATGAATGGTTTCAACCGTGTTCAG gtgTATGGTTTAGAGAAATTGCATGATGCTTTACTCAACAGACCAAAGAACAAGCCTCTTGTAACG GTTAGCAATCATGTTGCATCTGTGGATGATCCTTTTGTCATTGCTTCGCTACTTCCACCTAAACTTCTACTTGATGCTCGTAATTTGAGGTGGACGCTTTGTGCTACTGATAGATGTTTTAAAAACCCTGTGACTTCAGCTTTCTTTCGATCTGTCAAAGTTTTACCAGTTTCTCGTGGTGAAGGAATTTATCAGCag GGAATGGACATTGCGATTTCGAAATTAAACAATGGAGGGTGGGTTCACATTTTTCCAGAAGGCAGTCGCTCCCGGGATGGTGGAAAGACTATGGGATCAGCGAAGAGGGGTATTGGAAG GTTGATTTTGGATGCAGATACTCTCCCCATGGTTGTTCCATTTGTGCATACTGGTATGCAGGATATAATGCCAGTTGGAGCCAGTGTTCCTCGCCTTGGCAAGACAGTGAGTATCTCTAAATCTCCACAAAAAATTGTCTCCTTGTTTGTGGGCTTCGATCTCTTATTACTTTGA
- the LOC104744685 gene encoding tafazzin-like: MGIQFVDKADLWKSALLLNLKLRDRFRIAVDDHRGRAAVLSPDGYFSTSIHRWVTRFRNFRRESLPSPPAFYRRRVSKDLTAEEESALFRMLQAVAIPLIGNACHVFMNGFNRVQVYGLEKLHDALLNRPKNKPLVTVSNHVASVDDPFVIASLLPPKLLLDARNLRWTLCATDRCFKNPVTSAFFRSVKVLPVSRGEGIYQQGMDIAISKLNNGGWVHIFPEGSRSRDGGKTMGSAKRGIGRLILDADTLPMVVPFVHTGMQDIMPVGASVPRLGKTVTVIIGDPIHFNDILGTEGAKHVSRKHLYDAVSSRIGQRLYDLKTQVDKVSLEQEESMMSHDAKTSSERAAEILHRVDWDSFGMGAQFSEESSANSNKQTAQTDDGNVRYPKRGVSSEGAISLKIKKFMDSTEMMGFAARGLFMNEYKSWGESAKIRPLKTWKEYLNRGGLRQDTHTC, translated from the exons ATGGGAATTCAATTCGTTGACAAGGCAGATCTATGGAAGAGTGCTCTGTTGTTGAATCTTAAGCTCCGTGATCGATTTCGCATCGCAGTAGATGATCACCGTGGTCGAGCGGCGGTTTTGTCCCCGGATGGTTACTTCTCTACCAGTATCCACCGCTGGGTGACTCGATTCCGGAATTTTCGCCGTGAATCTCTCCCTTCTCCTCCCGCTTTTTATCGCCGACGAG TTTCGAAAGATTTAACGGCAGAAGAAGAGTCAGCTCTATTCAGGATGCTTCAAGCTGTGGCTATTCCCCTTATTGGAAATGCTTGTCATGTTTTCATGAATGGTTTCAACCGTGTTCAG gtgTATGGTTTAGAGAAATTGCATGATGCTTTACTCAACAGACCAAAGAACAAGCCTCTTGTAACG GTTAGCAATCATGTTGCATCTGTGGATGATCCTTTTGTCATTGCTTCGCTACTTCCACCTAAACTTCTACTTGATGCTCGTAATTTGAGGTGGACGCTTTGTGCTACTGATAGATGTTTTAAAAACCCTGTGACTTCAGCTTTCTTTCGATCTGTCAAAGTTTTACCAGTTTCTCGTGGTGAAGGAATTTATCAGCag GGAATGGACATTGCGATTTCGAAATTAAACAATGGAGGGTGGGTTCACATTTTTCCAGAAGGCAGTCGCTCCCGGGATGGTGGAAAGACTATGGGATCAGCGAAGAGGGGTATTGGAAG GTTGATTTTGGATGCAGATACTCTCCCCATGGTTGTTCCATTTGTGCATACTGGTATGCAGGATATAATGCCAGTTGGAGCCAGTGTTCCTCGCCTTGGCAAGACA GTGACAGTGATCATTGGAGACCCTATTCACTTTAATGATATTCTCGGCACTGAAGGAGCCAAACACGTCTCGAGGAAACACTTGTATGATGCAGTCTCTTCCAGGATAGGACAAAGACTGTACGATTTAAAAACACAAGTCGATAAAGTATCTCTAGAACAAGAAGAATCTATGATGTCACACGACGCCAAAACATCCTCGGAACGTGCTGCTGAGATCTTACATAGAGTTGATTGGGACTCGTTTGGGATGGGAGCACAGTTTTCAGAAGAATCATCAGCCAATAGTAATAAACAGACTGCCCAAACCGATGATGGCAATGTCAGATATCCGAAAAGGGGAGTCTCATCTGAAGGAGCGATCAGCTTGAAGATTAAGAAGTTCATGGACTCAACTGAGATGATGGGTTTCGCGGCTAGAGGTTTGTTTATGAACGAGTACAAGAGTTGGGGTGAATCTGCCAAAATCAGGCCTTTAAAGACATGGAAAGAGTATTTGAACCGTGGTGGATTACGACAAGACACACACACTTGCTAG
- the LOC104744686 gene encoding F-actin-capping protein subunit alpha, with product RRRITGGDGTKLRPEERNRKVVSPQRSRWRNQLRCQRFKGAVLSDEEVYNEAAMEAFPVYNKSHMICLEMPSRAGDVIVSSYSEIAENEYIDPRTAQVAIVDHVKQICTKVRPANDEELPSLYIEEYRNALDAEIQRYVSESYPKGISAVNCVKGKDTEGPGSDFEFVVIITAMRLSPQNFCNGSWRSVWNIDFQDESQVLDIKGKLQVGAHYFEEGNVELDAKKDFQDSTIFQSADDCAIAIANIIRHHETEYLAALEVAYSKLPDNTFKDLRRKLPVTRTLFPWQNTLQFSLTREVEKELGLGK from the exons AGAAGACGGATTACCGGAGGAGACGGAACTAAGTTACGACCAGAAGAAAGAAATCGCAAAGTGGTTTCTCCTCAACGCTCCCGCTGGAGAAATCAATTACGTTGCCAAAG ATTTAAAGGNGCGGTGTTGAGCGATGAGGAAGTCTATAACGAAGCAGCCATGGAGGCATTCCCAGTGTACAACAAGTCTCATATGATTTGTCTTGAAATGCCCAGTAGGGCTGGTGAT GTGATAGTTTCATCTTATAGTGAAATTGCTGAAAATGAGTACATTGATCCAAGAACTGCCCAGGTTGCCATAGTTGATCATGTTAAACAG ATTTGTACAAAGGTACGGCCTGCAAATGATGAAGAACTTCCGTCTTTGTATATTGAGGAGTACAG AAATGCTCTTGATGCTGAAATCCAGAGATATGTTAGTGAATCTTATCCGAAAGGTATCTCTGCAGTTAATTGTGTGAAGGGGAAAGATACAGAAGGTCCAGGGTCCGACTTTGAGTTTGTTGTAATAATTACTGCCATGAGACTAAGTCCCCAGAACTTCTG TAATGGAAGTTGGAGATCTGTATGGAACATTGATTTCCAGGATGAGTCCCAGGTGCTTGACATAAAAGGGAAACTGCAG GTAGGAGCTCATTATTTTGAAGAGGGAAATGTGGAGTTAGATGCAAAAAAAGATTTCCAAGATTCAACAATATTTCAG TCTGCAGACGACTGCGCGATTGCCATAGCCAATATTATCAGGCACCATGAAACAGAGTACCTTGCAGCTCTAGAG GTAGCTTATTCTAAATTACCGGATAACACTTTCAAG GATTTGAGGAGGAAACTTCCGGTGACGCGAACTCTGTTCCCATGGCAGAACACTTTACAGTTCAGCCTAACAAGAGAGGTCGAGAAAGAACTTGGACTTGGCAAGTGA